Proteins from a genomic interval of Diaphorobacter sp. HDW4A:
- the rsgA gene encoding ribosome small subunit-dependent GTPase A, translating into MSARPELQKGLVVGSHGRHCVVETADGERRICHPRGKKSQAVVGDHVLWLPAAPGQGDEGTIEKVEKRRNLFYRQDEIRTKSFAANLDQILILLAAEPVFSESQLVRALIAAEAEHITPIIALNKSDLVEPFAHAWERLWPYRHMGGAGDTSRHYRVLPMSLTESGTVDHHTLLPILEGKTTLVLGPSGVGKSTLVNLLVPGAYAQTGEISQALNSGKHTTTTTTLYWIDEARKTALIDSPGFQEFGLRHLAPTDLARCMPDIAAHAGDCKFYNCTHLHEPGCDVRARVLDAADDQKQVDTISANRYRLYGELFEELSAPPKY; encoded by the coding sequence ATGAGCGCACGCCCCGAACTGCAGAAGGGCCTCGTCGTCGGCAGCCACGGCCGTCACTGCGTGGTCGAGACGGCCGATGGCGAGCGCCGCATCTGCCACCCGCGCGGCAAGAAGAGCCAGGCCGTAGTCGGCGACCACGTACTGTGGTTGCCCGCCGCACCCGGCCAGGGCGACGAGGGTACGATCGAAAAGGTCGAAAAGCGCCGCAATCTGTTCTACCGCCAGGACGAGATCCGCACCAAGTCGTTTGCGGCCAACCTCGACCAGATCCTGATCCTGCTCGCCGCCGAACCGGTATTCTCCGAAAGTCAGCTGGTGCGTGCACTGATCGCCGCCGAGGCCGAACACATCACGCCCATCATCGCGCTCAACAAGAGCGATCTGGTCGAGCCCTTCGCGCACGCCTGGGAGCGGCTCTGGCCCTACCGCCACATGGGCGGCGCGGGCGACACCAGCCGCCACTATCGCGTGCTGCCCATGTCGCTCACTGAATCGGGCACCGTCGATCACCACACGCTGCTGCCCATCCTCGAAGGCAAGACCACGTTGGTGCTCGGCCCCTCGGGCGTGGGCAAAAGCACGCTGGTGAACCTGCTCGTGCCCGGTGCGTATGCGCAGACCGGTGAGATATCACAGGCACTCAACTCCGGCAAGCACACGACGACGACGACGACGCTGTACTGGATCGACGAGGCGCGCAAAACCGCGCTGATCGACTCTCCGGGCTTCCAGGAATTCGGCCTGCGCCACCTCGCCCCCACCGACCTCGCACGCTGCATGCCCGACATCGCGGCGCATGCGGGCGACTGCAAGTTCTACAACTGCACGCACCTGCACGAGCCGGGCTGCGACGTGCGCGCCCGCGTGCTCGATGCAGCGGATGACCAGAAGCAGGTCGACACGATCAGTGCCAACCGGTACCGGCTCTATGGCGAACTGTTCGAGGAATTGAGCGCTCCGCCGAAGTACTGA
- a CDS encoding 4a-hydroxytetrahydrobiopterin dehydratase: MTSALKIKDWSQEKRRALSAVELVTKLVDLQGWSLNGDGANVAIEKTFRFNNYFETIAFVNAVALVAHQQDHHPDLSVHYNRCVVRLNTHDVGGVSTTDLDCAARVDALLAAP; the protein is encoded by the coding sequence ATGACATCTGCATTGAAAATCAAGGACTGGTCGCAGGAAAAGCGCCGCGCGCTCAGCGCCGTCGAACTCGTCACCAAACTGGTCGACCTGCAAGGTTGGAGCCTCAACGGCGATGGTGCCAATGTGGCCATCGAGAAGACCTTCCGCTTCAACAACTATTTCGAGACCATCGCCTTCGTGAACGCAGTGGCGCTCGTCGCGCACCAGCAGGACCATCACCCCGACCTCTCGGTGCACTACAACCGCTGCGTCGTGCGCTTGAACACGCACGACGTGGGCGGCGTCTCGACGACCGATCTCGATTGCGCAGCCCGCGTGGACGCGCTGCTCGCCGCACCATGA
- a CDS encoding response regulator transcription factor: MALIPPTPALTVTVVEDDEDTRVNVCSFLQKAGLRVWGAESAEHFYVRLLQEKTDLVVVDLGLPGQDGLNLIRILSEQNVPVIALTGRGDSVSRIQGLNAGALQYFVKPADMNELFAGIRSQLRYMKSHVSAIPTRESENRLAQVPMAWRLDRHASQLIGPDQSAVRLTGSEFELMHCLMSAGGAIVSKSELVRQMGYTDDEDGIHGVESHLARVRRKTLLETGSALPVRAIFGKGLVFLH, translated from the coding sequence ATGGCATTGATTCCACCTACTCCTGCGCTCACGGTCACTGTTGTTGAAGACGACGAGGACACGCGTGTCAATGTCTGCAGCTTTCTACAAAAGGCGGGTTTGCGTGTCTGGGGGGCCGAGTCTGCTGAGCACTTCTATGTGCGCCTGCTTCAGGAAAAGACCGATCTGGTGGTTGTGGATCTGGGTCTGCCCGGTCAGGATGGGCTGAATCTGATCCGCATTCTTTCCGAGCAGAACGTACCCGTGATCGCCTTGACCGGCCGTGGGGATTCGGTGAGCCGCATCCAGGGGCTGAACGCAGGGGCATTGCAGTATTTCGTCAAACCTGCAGACATGAACGAGCTTTTTGCCGGCATTCGTTCCCAGTTGCGCTACATGAAGTCCCACGTCTCCGCCATTCCCACGAGGGAGTCGGAGAACCGTCTGGCGCAAGTCCCGATGGCGTGGCGACTCGACCGCCATGCGTCACAGCTTATTGGACCGGATCAGAGCGCCGTGCGTCTGACAGGCAGCGAGTTCGAGTTGATGCACTGTCTCATGTCCGCCGGTGGCGCGATTGTGAGCAAGTCGGAACTGGTCAGGCAGATGGGCTACACGGACGACGAAGATGGCATCCATGGCGTTGAATCCCATCTGGCGCGCGTGCGTCGAAAGACGCTGCTGGAAACCGGTTCTGCACTGCCAGTGCGCGCCATCTTCGGCAAGGGGCTGGTGTTCCTGCACTAG
- a CDS encoding DEAD/DEAH box helicase, giving the protein MTDSLHSQGDFAPADSSFSEEIITTTNDLVETTTEAEIEQSIEAEAAAEAAAEVEEAPNGFVELGLAPELVQAVKDLGYTQPTQVQQRAIPLAMEADGESDRFIDLMVSSQTGSGKTAAFLLPVLHTLLKQQEAQFAQERAEFDALCAEAAAKGEPAPKRNRRKDPTNPRNFKAAVPGALIVCPTRELAQQVAHDAIDLVRHCKGLRVANVVGGMPYQLQIAKLQNADLVVATPGRLLDLQRSMQIKLDKVQFLVVDEADRMLDLGFSDDLAELNQLTSQRRQTMMFSATFAPRIQQLAMRVMHDNGSSVKKIQIDSPQEQHANIKQMLFWADNAQHKRKLLDHWLRDTTINQAVVFASTQIECDGLANDLQQDGFSAVALHGALSQGLRNRRLMALRSGQVQILVATDVAARGIDVPTITHVFNFGLPMKAEDYTHRIGRTGRAGRQGLAVTLAEFRDRRRIFDIEAYTKHRFNPEVISGLEPSQRAPQPDFGRGGRSGGGAGGGKRFGGGGGGRSFGGGDRGGRDAGGFGRKQGFGGFGGDRDRGGDRPQGGFGGDRGGERSFGGNREPRPFGGDRERSFGGDRGEQRSFGGERREGGFGGGERREGGFGGRDNGPRGGFGAPRGDQQRSFGGGERREGGFGGGERRDGGFAAGRRDGEGFGGRKPASAGFGDRKPAHVKSGTGAKPYAPRARTPR; this is encoded by the coding sequence ATGACTGACTCTTTGCATTCGCAGGGCGATTTCGCGCCTGCTGACTCTTCTTTTTCCGAAGAAATCATTACTACAACCAACGATCTCGTAGAGACAACAACAGAAGCTGAAATCGAGCAATCGATTGAAGCCGAAGCTGCTGCAGAAGCAGCCGCTGAAGTTGAAGAAGCTCCCAACGGCTTCGTCGAACTGGGTCTGGCTCCTGAGCTGGTTCAGGCCGTCAAGGATCTGGGTTACACACAACCAACCCAAGTTCAGCAGCGCGCCATTCCTCTGGCGATGGAAGCCGATGGCGAAAGCGATCGTTTCATCGACCTGATGGTCTCCAGCCAGACCGGTAGCGGCAAGACTGCTGCTTTCCTGTTGCCCGTGCTGCACACACTGCTCAAGCAACAAGAAGCGCAATTCGCACAGGAACGTGCTGAGTTCGACGCTCTATGCGCCGAAGCTGCAGCTAAGGGCGAGCCTGCTCCCAAGCGCAATCGTCGCAAGGACCCAACTAACCCACGCAATTTCAAGGCTGCCGTTCCTGGCGCCCTGATCGTCTGCCCAACCCGCGAACTGGCTCAGCAAGTGGCGCACGACGCTATCGATCTGGTGCGTCATTGCAAGGGTCTGCGCGTTGCCAACGTCGTTGGTGGCATGCCTTACCAACTGCAAATCGCCAAGCTGCAAAACGCCGATCTGGTGGTGGCAACGCCTGGTCGTCTGCTTGACCTGCAACGCTCCATGCAGATCAAGCTCGACAAGGTGCAATTCCTGGTCGTTGACGAAGCCGACCGTATGTTGGATCTGGGCTTCTCGGACGACCTCGCCGAGCTGAACCAACTGACCAGCCAGCGTCGCCAGACCATGATGTTCAGCGCCACTTTCGCGCCGCGCATTCAGCAACTGGCCATGCGCGTGATGCACGACAACGGCTCGTCGGTGAAGAAGATCCAGATCGACTCGCCACAAGAACAACACGCCAACATCAAGCAGATGCTGTTCTGGGCCGACAACGCTCAGCACAAGCGCAAGCTGCTCGACCACTGGCTGCGCGACACCACGATCAACCAGGCCGTGGTTTTCGCAAGCACACAGATCGAGTGTGATGGCCTCGCCAACGACCTGCAGCAAGACGGCTTCTCCGCTGTGGCCCTGCACGGCGCGCTGAGCCAAGGTCTGCGCAATCGCCGATTGATGGCGCTGCGCAGCGGCCAAGTGCAGATTCTGGTAGCTACCGACGTGGCTGCTCGCGGCATTGACGTGCCTACGATCACGCACGTGTTCAACTTCGGCCTGCCGATGAAGGCGGAAGACTATACGCACCGTATCGGTCGTACTGGTCGTGCCGGTCGCCAAGGTCTGGCCGTGACGCTGGCCGAGTTCCGCGATCGCCGCCGTATCTTCGATATCGAAGCCTACACAAAGCATCGCTTCAACCCCGAAGTGATTTCGGGTCTGGAGCCTTCCCAGCGCGCACCTCAGCCCGACTTCGGTCGTGGCGGTCGCAGCGGTGGTGGTGCTGGCGGTGGCAAGCGCTTCGGCGGTGGCGGCGGTGGTCGTTCCTTCGGCGGCGGCGACCGTGGTGGTCGTGATGCTGGCGGTTTCGGTCGCAAGCAAGGTTTCGGCGGCTTCGGTGGTGATCGTGACCGTGGTGGTGATCGTCCACAAGGCGGCTTCGGCGGCGACCGTGGCGGCGAACGTTCCTTCGGTGGCAATCGCGAGCCGCGCCCTTTCGGCGGTGACCGTGAGCGTTCATTCGGCGGCGACCGTGGTGAGCAACGCTCCTTCGGTGGTGAGCGTCGTGAAGGCGGTTTTGGTGGCGGCGAGCGTCGCGAAGGTGGTTTCGGTGGCCGTGACAACGGCCCGCGCGGTGGCTTTGGTGCACCACGTGGCGATCAGCAACGTTCGTTTGGCGGCGGTGAACGTCGCGAAGGCGGCTTCGGTGGCGGCGAGCGCCGTGACGGTGGTTTTGCCGCTGGTCGTCGTGATGGCGAAGGCTTTGGTGGTCGCAAGCCAGCATCGGCAGGCTTCGGTGATCGCAAGCCGGCGCATGTGAAGTCTGGTACGGGCGCCAAGCCTTATGCACCTCGGGCACGTACGCCGCGTTGA
- a CDS encoding IPTL-CTERM sorting domain-containing protein, with amino-acid sequence MNTIPFISQETVRALPWQRWSRLTMAFCASGLMLAPVAHADFVNGNFESGTAFDGWTQFGYVVPSTITTFPPSKSADLGLKTPLASNQSEVLNAGSDATTNNVLSWSDRVARVHTSNNSNGKNNKASSIEQQITIAASDVDADGKVHVRFTAAPVLEAPNDHNENEQPYFFIEITKADGTTLYSTFNFANQPGIPWKLSSNGEVTYTDWQAFDIPLDAQQVQVGDQIKLKVIAAGCGKSGHTGAVYLNNVRTQSDVTGASLWVTAEGPASVMHHTATDGSTLVTYTYTYTNNGDTTVNNVTVLPSMPQTTDATPKTTSFVAISSPGVGGGSCTAPVTAGAAASCSIGTLAPGASGTFTMTVLVPGDTSADQLNNGTYPIAGNGVPALLGPLVKTALLADMVPDLSQLPASAVLGASYSGAYSCTNQGSTIAFAASCAVSGLPQGVTTGQCTITPPTPATNWATGDGVPPAATVTCPVSGTVTGTGAGTVNVTTGGSNDGDAGNNLASKAVSVAGPDMAVDLTGLPASAVVGKAYAGSFTCSNIGSVAATSGTSCSVAGLPQGVSQGVCAISPGASVWTAGNAVPSGEVVTCDVEGTITAMLPATVVGQTGATGDANAANNTATLMLALAPAAPNLVVDVTGLPASGVLGKPYKGSFTCSNTGTADATTGTSCVAAGLPQGVTQGACTISPGGTSWAQGDAIVEGAVVTCKVDGTLVKTGMTTATGTTGTATATQDVTVTDAPVATPVPTLSQWAQMLMAGLLALAAVLTLRRRQR; translated from the coding sequence TTGAACACCATCCCATTCATTTCCCAGGAGACCGTGCGAGCCCTTCCATGGCAGCGCTGGAGCCGTTTGACGATGGCGTTCTGCGCCTCCGGCCTGATGCTGGCGCCGGTGGCGCATGCGGATTTCGTCAATGGCAACTTCGAGTCGGGTACCGCTTTTGATGGGTGGACGCAGTTTGGGTATGTGGTTCCCTCGACCATCACCACCTTTCCTCCCTCCAAATCGGCCGATCTGGGTCTGAAGACGCCGTTGGCGAGCAACCAGTCTGAGGTGCTGAATGCGGGTTCCGATGCCACCACCAACAACGTCCTGAGCTGGTCGGACCGGGTCGCCCGCGTTCACACATCGAACAATTCAAATGGCAAGAACAACAAGGCCAGCTCGATAGAGCAGCAGATCACCATTGCTGCCTCCGACGTGGATGCGGATGGGAAGGTGCATGTCCGCTTTACCGCTGCGCCAGTGCTGGAGGCCCCCAATGACCACAACGAGAACGAGCAGCCCTATTTCTTCATCGAGATCACCAAGGCCGATGGCACAACGCTGTACAGCACGTTCAACTTCGCCAACCAGCCCGGCATTCCATGGAAATTGTCCAGCAACGGTGAGGTCACTTATACCGACTGGCAGGCGTTCGACATTCCGCTCGATGCGCAACAGGTGCAGGTGGGCGACCAGATCAAACTCAAGGTGATTGCTGCGGGCTGCGGGAAAAGTGGGCACACCGGAGCGGTGTATCTGAACAATGTGCGCACCCAGTCCGACGTTACCGGTGCCAGCCTTTGGGTGACGGCCGAGGGGCCGGCCTCCGTCATGCACCACACGGCCACGGATGGCTCGACGTTGGTAACCTACACCTACACCTACACCAACAACGGCGACACCACGGTGAACAACGTCACCGTGCTGCCGTCCATGCCGCAGACGACGGATGCGACGCCCAAGACCACCAGCTTCGTCGCGATCAGCTCGCCTGGCGTGGGTGGCGGTTCGTGCACGGCTCCGGTCACTGCGGGCGCAGCGGCATCGTGCAGCATTGGCACGTTGGCACCGGGCGCGTCAGGCACCTTCACGATGACGGTTCTAGTGCCGGGCGATACGTCCGCCGACCAGCTCAACAACGGCACCTACCCGATTGCGGGCAATGGCGTGCCTGCGCTGCTGGGGCCGCTGGTCAAGACCGCGCTGCTGGCCGATATGGTGCCGGATTTGAGTCAACTGCCCGCGTCCGCCGTGCTCGGCGCGAGCTACAGCGGAGCCTATTCGTGCACCAATCAGGGATCGACCATCGCGTTTGCCGCAAGCTGTGCGGTGAGCGGCCTGCCTCAAGGCGTCACGACGGGGCAGTGCACGATCACGCCGCCCACACCTGCCACTAACTGGGCCACCGGCGACGGCGTGCCGCCCGCAGCGACAGTGACCTGCCCGGTCAGCGGCACGGTCACGGGCACTGGCGCTGGCACCGTGAATGTGACCACGGGCGGCAGCAACGACGGTGACGCGGGCAACAACTTGGCCAGCAAGGCTGTGAGCGTTGCCGGACCGGACATGGCGGTGGATCTGACGGGCCTTCCCGCGAGCGCCGTGGTCGGCAAGGCCTATGCCGGCAGCTTCACCTGCTCCAATATCGGCAGTGTGGCGGCCACGAGCGGCACCAGCTGCTCAGTGGCAGGGCTTCCTCAGGGTGTGAGTCAGGGAGTTTGCGCGATCAGCCCGGGCGCCTCGGTCTGGACTGCGGGCAACGCGGTACCGAGTGGCGAGGTGGTGACCTGTGATGTCGAAGGTACGATCACTGCGATGTTGCCGGCCACAGTCGTGGGGCAAACCGGTGCGACGGGGGATGCCAACGCTGCCAACAACACGGCCACGCTGATGCTGGCGCTTGCGCCCGCCGCGCCGAATCTGGTGGTTGACGTGACGGGTCTTCCCGCCAGCGGCGTGCTCGGCAAGCCCTACAAGGGCAGCTTCACCTGCAGCAACACCGGCACTGCGGACGCGACAACGGGTACGAGCTGCGTGGCTGCAGGCCTGCCGCAGGGAGTCACTCAGGGGGCATGCACGATCAGCCCGGGCGGCACGTCGTGGGCGCAGGGCGATGCCATCGTTGAAGGAGCCGTGGTGACCTGCAAGGTTGATGGAACGCTGGTGAAAACGGGCATGACCACAGCGACCGGTACGACAGGTACTGCGACTGCAACCCAGGATGTGACTGTGACCGATGCACCTGTTGCAACTCCGGTGCCCACGCTCTCGCAGTGGGCGCAGATGCTGATGGCTGGCCTGCTGGCACTTGCGGCGGTGTTGACATTGCGTCGTCGCCAACGTTGA
- a CDS encoding ATP-binding protein, protein MTAPSTSAPVRRTLALPRGWLRRAMLPAWLLLSIATIALVILSPALLSQSDKGMQLGSEAPAQLFVDADGHFDIDAVVSLPNSDFTDLTTPLNKGYSDSVYWLKVAAPKIPPDTQAGADNGLWLSILPSYLDEVRLYQFDGRHWQQQRSGDTVPMASRIQVRQLLFSLQPDRPFFLRVQTTSPVSLDARVWRASALLTQFSIVEWASGVHQGINLVLVLLIIGAALVLRMRSLAALAVGAATALAHGAADRGYLQLWLPADLAHWGDAAVKIGTLVLPIAIAWQFRELLTIHTRWKWVDKLLLLAGIAPLLCLPSIPLDFYQDVAWVGIFAPWVISALFAYVAWGNLLKDGPSMETLLMIMPTTLYGLTGMYVVAVYMGRMPAPEIETSILWQLKTLLTNLLVAVAVGARLLRKFRESMGRQRQLVASLEKSEQTLEERVRLRTDELLSTRNALQHALHNERDMRIEQKQFFNMINHEFRTPLAVVDSAAAEQQAFPSNDLQAQVARAVQIRRACKRLNTLVANCLLNDRLDTTSFALQMVRVPLEDLIADAAQLVQWSQRHQLCFDIDEDLTDWYCDQMLISIALSNLTDNAIKYANNGRILIQARIDELDRLELSVNDEGPGMSLESAERIFELYERGNHVDQARGFGLGLWVARRIARQHGGDAKVSASVMGGTRFTLTLACESHLPRGG, encoded by the coding sequence ATGACAGCTCCGTCCACTTCGGCACCGGTGCGGCGCACACTCGCGCTGCCCAGAGGCTGGTTGCGTCGCGCGATGCTGCCTGCTTGGCTGCTGCTGTCGATAGCAACGATTGCCTTGGTGATTCTGAGTCCTGCGTTGTTGTCGCAATCCGACAAGGGCATGCAGCTTGGCAGCGAAGCGCCTGCGCAGTTGTTCGTGGATGCGGATGGGCACTTTGATATCGACGCTGTGGTGTCGTTGCCGAATTCGGACTTCACGGATCTGACGACGCCGCTCAACAAGGGCTACAGCGATAGCGTTTACTGGCTCAAGGTGGCTGCGCCGAAGATTCCCCCTGATACCCAGGCGGGCGCCGACAACGGGCTTTGGCTCAGCATTCTCCCGAGCTATCTTGACGAAGTGCGGCTGTATCAATTCGACGGTCGGCACTGGCAGCAGCAACGAAGCGGAGACACCGTGCCGATGGCGTCGCGCATCCAGGTGCGACAGTTGCTGTTTTCATTGCAGCCGGACAGGCCTTTTTTTCTGCGCGTGCAAACGACCAGTCCGGTGAGCCTGGACGCGCGCGTGTGGCGGGCGAGTGCGCTGCTCACGCAGTTTTCTATTGTCGAATGGGCGTCGGGGGTGCATCAGGGCATCAACCTGGTGCTCGTGCTGCTCATCATTGGCGCGGCGTTGGTGCTGCGCATGCGCAGCCTTGCAGCGTTGGCAGTCGGAGCCGCAACGGCGCTGGCCCACGGTGCGGCCGACCGGGGCTATCTGCAGCTGTGGCTGCCTGCCGATCTCGCGCACTGGGGCGATGCGGCGGTCAAGATCGGGACACTGGTGTTGCCGATTGCGATCGCTTGGCAGTTCCGGGAGCTCCTCACGATCCACACCCGCTGGAAGTGGGTCGACAAGTTGCTGCTGCTCGCGGGCATCGCACCGCTGTTGTGCTTGCCGAGCATTCCACTGGACTTCTATCAGGATGTGGCCTGGGTCGGTATCTTTGCACCCTGGGTCATCAGCGCGCTGTTCGCATACGTGGCCTGGGGCAATTTGCTCAAGGACGGGCCGTCGATGGAGACACTGCTGATGATCATGCCGACCACGCTGTACGGGTTGACTGGCATGTATGTGGTGGCGGTCTACATGGGGCGTATGCCTGCGCCGGAGATCGAGACCAGCATCCTGTGGCAGCTCAAGACGCTGTTGACGAATTTGCTGGTTGCTGTGGCTGTGGGCGCGCGCTTGTTACGCAAGTTCCGCGAGTCCATGGGGCGTCAGCGCCAGCTCGTGGCGTCGCTGGAGAAGTCGGAGCAGACGCTGGAAGAGCGCGTGCGTCTTCGTACCGACGAGCTGCTGTCCACCCGCAACGCGCTGCAGCATGCACTGCACAACGAGCGCGACATGCGCATTGAGCAGAAGCAGTTTTTCAACATGATCAACCACGAATTCCGAACACCACTGGCGGTGGTGGACAGCGCGGCGGCCGAGCAGCAGGCTTTTCCCAGCAACGATCTGCAGGCGCAGGTGGCCCGTGCAGTGCAGATCCGCCGTGCATGCAAAAGACTCAATACGCTGGTGGCCAACTGCCTGCTCAACGACCGGCTCGATACAACGTCCTTTGCGCTGCAGATGGTGCGCGTGCCGTTGGAAGACTTGATCGCTGATGCCGCTCAGCTCGTGCAGTGGTCACAGCGTCATCAGCTGTGCTTCGATATCGATGAGGATTTGACGGACTGGTATTGCGATCAGATGTTGATCTCCATCGCTCTGTCCAACCTGACGGACAACGCGATCAAGTACGCCAACAATGGGCGTATCCTGATTCAGGCGCGCATCGATGAACTCGACCGGCTCGAACTGTCGGTCAATGACGAGGGGCCGGGCATGTCGCTCGAATCCGCGGAGCGTATTTTCGAACTCTACGAACGCGGCAATCACGTGGATCAGGCGCGTGGCTTCGGTCTGGGGCTCTGGGTGGCGCGGCGCATTGCGCGCCAGCATGGCGGGGACGCGAAGGTGTCGGCCTCCGTGATGGGCGGCACGCGCTTCACGCTGACCCTCGCGTGCGAGTCACATCTCCCAAGAGGAGGCTGA
- the orn gene encoding oligoribonuclease: protein MSDTATPTAPQLAKSDQNLVWLDCEMTGLNPETDRLLEIAIVITGPNLEPRIEGPVLVLHQSDELLNGMDAWNKGTHGRSGLIDKVKASTVTEAEAEAQLLEFIKRYVPKNSAPMCGNTIGQDRRFLVKYMPKLEAYFHYRNLDVSTLKELAKRWKPSAYNSFKKAQKHTALADVIESIEELAHYRTTFLAL, encoded by the coding sequence ATGTCTGACACCGCTACACCGACCGCTCCCCAACTCGCCAAATCCGACCAGAATCTCGTCTGGCTTGATTGTGAAATGACGGGGCTGAACCCTGAAACTGACCGCTTGCTGGAGATCGCCATCGTGATCACCGGCCCGAATCTGGAGCCGCGCATCGAAGGCCCGGTGCTGGTGCTGCACCAGTCGGACGAGTTGCTGAATGGCATGGATGCCTGGAACAAGGGGACGCACGGACGCAGCGGGCTGATCGACAAGGTCAAGGCCTCCACCGTGACGGAGGCCGAAGCCGAAGCCCAATTGCTCGAGTTCATCAAGCGTTATGTTCCCAAGAACTCCGCGCCCATGTGCGGCAATACCATCGGACAGGACCGTCGTTTTCTGGTGAAGTACATGCCCAAGCTGGAGGCGTACTTTCACTACCGCAATCTCGATGTAAGCACCTTGAAGGAGCTTGCCAAACGCTGGAAGCCCTCGGCCTACAACTCATTCAAGAAGGCACAGAAGCACACGGCGCTGGCGGATGTGATCGAATCGATCGAAGAACTGGCGCATTACCGCACCACGTTTCTGGCTTTGTGA
- a CDS encoding M48 family metallopeptidase: MSPSLLWTSLFAFFLLAGLALRLWLATRQMRHVAQHRNQVPADFTDRVSLTAHQRAADYTVAKGRFGLIEMTLGAAVVLGWTLLGGLDTLNQGLIDLMGGGMWQQLALLASFALISGAIDLPISYYQTFVIEQRFGFNQMTPRLWLADILKSTLVGALIGLPLAALILWLMGATGPLWWLWAWCVWMGFNLLLMVVYPLFIAPLFNKFQPLADESLAQRVTALMQRCGFAAKGLFVMDGSRRSAHANAYFTGFGAGKRVVFYDTLLKQLTPAEVEAVLAHELGHFKHKHITRRIIGMFALSLIGFALLGWLSTKGWFYTGLGVMPNFSMPGVAGSAPNDALALLLFMLAVPIFSMFLSPVFAQMSRRHEFEADAFAVAQTQGADLASALLKLHEDNASTLTPDPVYVKFYYSHPPAVERLARIPHTAGAAA, from the coding sequence GTGTCTCCTTCCCTGCTCTGGACCTCGCTGTTCGCCTTCTTTCTGCTCGCCGGCTTGGCCCTGCGACTATGGCTTGCCACGCGCCAGATGCGCCATGTCGCCCAACACCGCAATCAGGTGCCTGCCGATTTCACGGATCGCGTTTCTCTCACAGCCCATCAGCGCGCGGCGGACTACACCGTCGCAAAGGGGCGCTTCGGACTGATCGAGATGACGCTCGGCGCGGCTGTCGTGCTGGGCTGGACATTGCTCGGCGGACTGGACACACTCAATCAGGGGCTGATCGATCTCATGGGCGGAGGCATGTGGCAGCAACTCGCCTTGCTCGCCAGCTTTGCACTGATCAGCGGCGCCATCGACCTGCCCATCTCGTACTACCAGACCTTCGTGATCGAACAACGCTTCGGGTTCAACCAGATGACGCCACGGCTGTGGCTGGCGGACATCCTCAAATCCACGCTTGTTGGGGCACTCATCGGTCTCCCACTCGCCGCACTGATTCTCTGGCTCATGGGTGCCACGGGACCGCTGTGGTGGCTGTGGGCATGGTGCGTGTGGATGGGCTTCAATCTGTTGCTGATGGTGGTCTATCCGCTGTTCATCGCACCGCTGTTCAACAAGTTCCAGCCGCTCGCCGACGAATCACTCGCCCAGCGTGTAACCGCGCTCATGCAGCGCTGCGGCTTTGCGGCCAAGGGCCTGTTCGTGATGGACGGTAGCCGCCGCAGCGCGCACGCCAACGCGTATTTCACCGGCTTTGGTGCGGGCAAGCGCGTGGTGTTCTACGACACGCTGCTCAAGCAACTCACGCCAGCAGAAGTCGAGGCCGTGCTCGCACACGAACTCGGTCACTTCAAGCACAAGCACATCACGCGCCGCATCATCGGCATGTTCGCGCTGAGCCTGATCGGCTTTGCGCTGCTGGGCTGGCTGTCCACCAAAGGCTGGTTCTACACCGGTCTTGGCGTGATGCCGAATTTCAGCATGCCGGGTGTGGCGGGTTCGGCACCCAATGATGCGCTGGCGCTGCTCTTGTTCATGCTGGCAGTGCCGATCTTCAGCATGTTCCTCTCCCCTGTTTTCGCGCAGATGTCGCGCCGCCACGAGTTCGAAGCCGACGCCTTTGCCGTAGCGCAGACGCAAGGTGCGGATCTGGCCTCGGCTCTGCTCAAGCTGCACGAGGACAACGCATCCACCCTCACGCCCGATCCGGTCTACGTGAAGTTCTACTATTCACATCCGCCCGCCGTTGAACGGCTGGCGCGCATTCCCCATACAGCTGGAGCCGCGGCATGA